A DNA window from Pungitius pungitius chromosome 1, fPunPun2.1, whole genome shotgun sequence contains the following coding sequences:
- the si:dkey-72l14.3 gene encoding glyco_hydro_56 domain-containing protein → MAWAEPRSRPDPELEPKPAPRGLKTQDTFPSVTLQVQPPVLLPFLLLLAAFADLGTAGPPQPAWPPLLSGQPFIIFWGIRDSSCSGRPDPRSFGMEREGRVAVFYEDTLGNYPYFLDKDTPVNRGLPQHTRMRDHLQKTQQDVEAALPAPRYLGLGVLRWAEWVPQWSRNRERQTIYLDETRDLMKTFFPGWTPEEVEKWSKVDFEAAAQSVMMETLREVKRLRPKALWGVSPYPSCYNGDPALTSLANYTGQCPATEMALNDELLWLWKRCSALYPLLTLEKLQCGTSGGRLHLSSEIREALRVSSLSGTVSDLPVFPILRSVYASTNTFLSQADLVSTIGESAAMGTAGVVIWGKSETKTERECQELAEFVRKVLGPYSINVTTATRLCSASLCQGKGRCVRQNPESSVYLHLPLPSEPVAKVTEKEEAEKTTDQPETNTKPAEPDPAEMWKKDFQCQWYETADGDVSDQQSPKDGASAGRAVKENTGDVLGNAAASTTKGASAIELRGSSSPGAGSPTPSQEVAADGGTDSQSVPIVTVLLLLVAGLLCLEP, encoded by the exons ATGGCTTGGGCCGAGCCACGGTCCCGTCCAGACCCCGAGCTTGAACCAAAACCAGCACCCCGCGGTCTAAAGACCCAAGACACTTTTCCATCAGTGACCCTTCAAGTCCAGCCTCCAGTTTTACTGCCCTTCCTGCTTCTGCTCGCTGCCTTCGCTGACCTGGGCACTGCTGGCCCACCACAGCCAGCGTGGCCGCCTCTCCTGTCTGGACAGCCTTTCATCATCTTCTGGGGCATCCGTGACTCCTCCTGCTCTGGCCGGCCAGATCCCAGATCTTTTGGGATGGAACGGGAGGGCCGCGTGGCCGTCTTTTATGAGGACACGTTGGGGAACTACCCTTATTTCCTAGACAAAGACACACCTGTCAATAGGGGGCTACCACAGCACACCCGGATGCGAGACCACCTCCAGAAGACACAGCAGGACGTGGAGGCGGCCTTACCCGCCCCGAGGTACCTTGGGTTGGGGGTGCTACGCTGGGCCGAGTGGGTCCCCCAGTGGTCAAGAAACCGAGAGAGGCAGACGATCTATCTGGATGAAACCAGAGACCTGATGAAGACTTTCTTTCCTGGCTGGACGCCGGAGGAGGTGGAAAAGTGGTCAAAG GTGGACTTTGAGGCAGCAGCCCAGTCAGTAATGATGGAAACTCTGCGGGAGGTCAAAAGGTTGAGGCCCAAAGCATTATGGGGCGTCTCCCCTTACCCCAGCTGCTACAATGGCGATCCTGCCCTAACCTCGTTGGCCAATTACACCGGCCAGTGCCCCGCTACAGAGATGGCCCTCAACGACGAGCTTCTGTGGCTATGGAAACGATGCTCCGCCCTCTACCCTCTCCTCACGCTGGAGAAGCTACAG TGTGGAACCTCTGGAGGCCGGCTTCACCTGTCCAGTGAAATCCGGGAGGCACTTCGAGTATCATCTCTGAGTGGGACTGTGTCTGATCTTCCTGTATTCCCAATCCTCAGGAGTGTTTATGCATCAACAAACACTTTCCTGTCACAG GCAGACCTGGTGAGCACCATCGGGGAGAGTGCTGCCATGGGAACAGCTGGAGTTGTCATCTGGGGGAAGAGTGAGACTAAAACAGAG AGAGAGTGTCAAGAGCTGGCAGAGTTTGTCCGCAAGGTCCTGGGACCCTACTCCATCAACGTAACCACGGCAACCCGACTGTGCTCAGCCTCCCTCTGCCAGGGAAAGGGCCGATGCGTCCGTCAAAATCCAGAGAGCTCTGTCTACCTCCACCTACCGCTGCCGTCCGAACCGGTGGCAAAGGTGACAGAAAAG GAAGAGGCGGAAAAAACCACCGATCAGCCGGAAACAAACACTAAACCAGCCGAACCCGACCCGGCCGAGATGTGGAAGAAGGACTTCCAGTGCCAGTGGTACGAGACAGCAGACGGGGACGTCTCAGACCAGCAGTCCCCCAAAGACGGGGCATCTGCTGGAAGGgcagtaaaagaaaatactggAGATGTTTTGGGGAACGCAGCAGCTTCTACGACGAAAGGTGCCTCTGCGATTGAGTTGAGAGGAAGCAGCTCGCCTGGAGCCGGAAGCCCGACGCCTTCACAGGAAGTAGCTGCAGACGGCGGGACAGATTCCCAGAGTGTCCCCATAGTAaccgtcctgctgctgctggtggctgGACTTCTTTGCCTGGAACCTTAA